In bacterium, a genomic segment contains:
- a CDS encoding efflux RND transporter permease subunit, with amino-acid sequence MKLADVSIDRPVFATMMILALLVLGLFSYMKLNIDQFPDVDFPYVTATTVLAGAGPEQIETDVTKKIEDAVNTIGGLEHIQSISQENVSIVIIQFKLEVDGKQAAQEVREKIAAIRADLPDDIEDPVIQRLDPASTPIYTLALSGSMGDKELTTFAKDVVKKRLENVPGVGRVDLVGGAEREIEIQVDAARLQAYNLSIQEVVQAIAAANVEVPAGNLIQGERQILLRTMGKYTAVADFDKVIVASPNGKPVYLSEIATVVDGVKERTSLSRVDGKPAVVLSILKQSGSNTVRVADSITRQVTEIRKELPPQVQLVTVRDNSTFIRDSVRDVLFDILYGGLLAVIVVYLFLANHRPTLISAIALPTSIVASFIIMYALDFTLNTLTLLALSLAVGLLIDDAIVVIENIYRHLMKGEKPMEAARKATGEIGLAVMATTFTIVAVFIPVAFMPGIAGRFFYQFGITVSAAVLVSLFVAFTLTPMLSSRWLREEDEELTNEGSLLRRGLYWFNHFFEILSIQYKKAIEWSLHHRKTLVFGAMATFFVSLFLIRFLATAFMPSFDMSQLTVTVDAAPGSSLEQTGRICTRIEETLHQRPEVTMVLTTIGSGNDPVTKGTVFAKLVSKKEREKGVEAILGELRSELQSIPGANIGFTIQQGMGGSQKPMIMSVRGDDLNVLKKLADRVEGIVRATPGAVDVQNSLETFKPEVRIRIDRERASDLGANAALIATTARAMVDGYVASTFQEGDEQFDVRVRLKKEDRSSLEDVGDLLVKSGKDIGNGQRLMVPIRDVARIQQGSGPSKINRFDRQREIRVEANTYDKTLGQVMGGILQQTRKMEVPPGYAIGVVGMGQMQTETFANMLMALALAIIFVYIVLAAQFESFIHPFSIMLALPMSLIGAVLALLAWGSSMSMMSMIGIIMLMGLVTKNGILLVDYANQLRRQGVARTQALIQAGAIRLRPILMTTFAMIFGMIPVAFALGEGSEFRAPMGQAVIGGLITSTLLTLFIVPVVYSILDDLGTRKQRKEK; translated from the coding sequence ATGAAATTAGCCGATGTTTCGATAGATCGCCCGGTTTTTGCAACGATGATGATCCTTGCGCTACTGGTGCTGGGCCTCTTTTCGTATATGAAATTGAATATCGATCAGTTCCCGGATGTCGATTTTCCCTATGTTACCGCCACCACCGTCCTGGCGGGAGCGGGGCCGGAACAGATTGAAACCGATGTCACAAAAAAAATCGAGGACGCCGTCAACACCATCGGCGGGCTCGAGCATATCCAGTCGATCTCCCAGGAGAATGTCTCGATCGTCATCATCCAGTTCAAGCTGGAAGTAGATGGCAAGCAGGCAGCCCAGGAGGTGCGGGAAAAGATCGCGGCCATCCGCGCCGATCTGCCCGACGATATTGAAGATCCGGTGATCCAGCGCCTCGATCCGGCGAGCACGCCGATCTACACCCTGGCCCTGTCGGGGAGCATGGGCGATAAGGAGCTCACCACCTTTGCCAAGGATGTCGTCAAGAAACGTCTCGAAAACGTGCCCGGAGTCGGCCGCGTCGATTTGGTCGGCGGGGCTGAGCGTGAGATCGAAATCCAGGTGGATGCCGCCCGGCTGCAGGCTTATAACCTCTCGATTCAGGAGGTGGTGCAGGCCATCGCCGCGGCCAATGTCGAGGTGCCCGCAGGCAATCTGATCCAGGGCGAACGTCAGATCCTGCTGCGTACGATGGGCAAGTACACCGCGGTCGCCGATTTTGACAAGGTCATCGTCGCCTCGCCCAACGGCAAGCCGGTGTACCTCTCTGAGATTGCCACGGTAGTCGATGGCGTCAAGGAGCGCACCAGCCTCTCGCGCGTCGACGGCAAGCCCGCAGTGGTCCTCAGCATCCTCAAGCAGTCGGGGAGCAATACTGTACGGGTAGCGGACAGCATCACCCGCCAAGTTACGGAGATCAGGAAAGAGCTGCCGCCCCAGGTGCAGCTCGTCACCGTGCGCGACAACAGCACCTTCATCCGCGATTCGGTGCGTGATGTGCTCTTTGACATCCTCTATGGCGGTCTATTGGCCGTGATCGTGGTTTATCTCTTTCTGGCCAATCATCGGCCGACCCTGATCAGCGCCATCGCGCTGCCGACCTCGATCGTCGCCAGCTTTATCATCATGTACGCGCTTGATTTCACCCTCAATACGCTGACTCTGCTCGCCCTGTCTTTGGCGGTAGGTTTGCTAATCGATGATGCCATCGTCGTCATCGAGAATATCTACCGTCACCTGATGAAAGGCGAGAAGCCCATGGAGGCGGCGCGCAAGGCCACCGGCGAAATCGGCCTAGCGGTCATGGCCACCACCTTCACCATCGTGGCGGTCTTTATCCCGGTGGCCTTTATGCCCGGTATCGCCGGCCGCTTCTTCTACCAGTTCGGAATCACGGTCTCGGCGGCCGTGCTGGTCTCGCTCTTTGTCGCTTTCACGCTGACACCGATGCTCTCCTCGCGCTGGCTGCGGGAGGAGGATGAGGAGCTGACCAACGAGGGCTCGCTGCTGCGCCGGGGCCTCTACTGGTTCAACCACTTCTTCGAGATCCTGAGCATACAATACAAAAAGGCGATCGAATGGTCCCTGCATCACCGCAAGACCCTGGTCTTCGGCGCCATGGCGACCTTTTTCGTCAGCCTCTTTCTCATCCGCTTCCTCGCCACGGCCTTCATGCCCAGCTTCGACATGAGTCAGCTGACCGTCACTGTCGATGCGGCGCCTGGCAGTTCGCTGGAGCAGACCGGCCGGATTTGCACCAGGATCGAGGAGACCCTACACCAGCGTCCCGAGGTGACGATGGTGCTGACCACCATCGGCTCGGGCAACGATCCAGTGACCAAGGGGACAGTATTTGCCAAGCTGGTCAGCAAGAAGGAACGTGAAAAGGGCGTTGAAGCCATCCTCGGCGAACTGCGCAGTGAGCTTCAGTCCATCCCCGGCGCCAACATCGGTTTTACCATCCAGCAGGGCATGGGCGGCTCGCAAAAACCGATGATCATGAGCGTGCGCGGAGATGATCTGAATGTCCTGAAAAAACTGGCCGACCGAGTCGAGGGGATCGTACGCGCGACGCCCGGCGCGGTTGACGTGCAAAACAGCCTCGAGACCTTCAAGCCGGAAGTGCGCATCCGTATTGACCGCGAGCGGGCCTCGGATCTCGGGGCCAATGCCGCCCTGATCGCCACCACGGCACGCGCCATGGTCGACGGCTATGTCGCCAGCACCTTCCAGGAGGGGGACGAGCAGTTCGATGTGCGTGTCCGTCTCAAAAAGGAGGACCGTTCTTCACTGGAGGACGTAGGAGATCTATTGGTCAAGAGCGGCAAGGATATAGGCAACGGCCAGCGGCTGATGGTGCCGATCCGCGATGTCGCCAGGATCCAGCAGGGCTCGGGTCCCTCCAAGATCAACCGCTTCGACCGGCAGCGTGAGATCCGCGTTGAGGCGAATACCTATGACAAAACCCTAGGGCAGGTCATGGGGGGCATCCTGCAGCAAACCCGCAAGATGGAGGTGCCGCCCGGGTATGCCATCGGCGTGGTCGGCATGGGGCAGATGCAGACCGAGACCTTTGCTAACATGCTCATGGCTCTGGCCCTGGCGATCATCTTTGTCTACATCGTTCTGGCGGCACAGTTCGAGAGCTTTATTCATCCCTTCTCGATCATGCTAGCGTTGCCGATGTCGTTGATCGGTGCGGTCTTGGCCCTGCTGGCCTGGGGCAGTTCGATGTCGATGATGTCGATGATCGGTATCATCATGCTCATGGGGCTGGTGACCAAAAACGGCATTTTGCTGGTGGACTATGCCAATCAGCTGCGCCGTCAGGGCGTGGCGCGCACTCAGGCACTCATTCAGGCGGGCGCCATCCGGCTGCGACCGATCCTAATGACCACCTTCGCCATGATCTTCGGCATGATCCCAGTGGCCTTCGCCCTCGGCGAGGGCAGCGAGTTCCGCGCGCCCATGGGACAGGCGGTGATCGGCGGCTTGATCACCTCCACTCTACTCACTCTTTTCATCGTGCCGGTGGTTTATTCGATTCTGGACGACCTCGGCACCCGGAAGCAGCGCAAAGAAAAGTAG
- a CDS encoding efflux RND transporter periplasmic adaptor subunit — protein sequence MKSTFVLKRGWILVSAFSALALLGGCSKTEQQATAKPANSSAEIVPVETVRVKREALAVNKSYTGTLEGEAQANIVAKISERVTAVYSSVGQSVQKGQTVIVLDKSGTTSQYFQAEANYKNAEKNLERMKVLLAEGAISQQLLDGTQTAFDVAKANFEAARSAVELVSPISGVITALNVNLGDLSQPGAVLATVADIRRMKVIFNINEADVMQIAPGQSVEIWSEGGLEGRVQGKIVQISRSADVRSRSFEVKALFPNTANQWYRPGMFCKVAVTISPRSNALVVPATAILSDGLTSKVYKVVGGRAIPQPVLTGISDGFWVEILQGLQDQEMVVTTGATNLRDSSLVSIAPAAN from the coding sequence ATGAAAAGCACATTTGTTTTAAAACGTGGATGGATCCTTGTTTCGGCCTTTTCGGCTCTGGCGCTCCTGGGGGGGTGCAGCAAGACGGAACAGCAGGCTACAGCGAAGCCCGCGAACAGCAGCGCCGAGATCGTTCCGGTGGAGACCGTCCGGGTCAAACGCGAGGCGTTGGCAGTGAACAAGAGCTATACGGGCACGCTCGAAGGCGAGGCCCAGGCCAATATCGTCGCCAAGATTTCGGAGCGAGTCACGGCCGTCTACAGCAGCGTCGGGCAGTCGGTGCAAAAGGGCCAGACCGTCATCGTGCTCGATAAAAGCGGCACCACATCCCAGTATTTTCAGGCCGAGGCGAACTATAAAAATGCCGAGAAGAACCTGGAGCGGATGAAGGTGCTGCTGGCGGAGGGGGCGATTTCGCAGCAGCTGCTCGACGGCACCCAGACCGCCTTTGATGTCGCCAAAGCCAATTTCGAGGCGGCGCGCAGCGCGGTCGAGTTGGTCTCCCCCATCTCCGGGGTGATCACCGCCCTCAATGTCAACCTCGGCGATCTCTCGCAGCCGGGTGCGGTGCTGGCGACCGTCGCCGATATCCGCCGCATGAAGGTCATCTTCAACATCAATGAGGCGGATGTCATGCAGATCGCTCCGGGCCAGAGCGTCGAAATCTGGTCCGAGGGTGGGTTGGAGGGACGAGTCCAGGGCAAGATCGTGCAGATTTCGCGCTCGGCCGATGTGCGCTCGCGCTCCTTCGAGGTCAAGGCGCTATTCCCCAACACCGCGAATCAGTGGTACCGCCCCGGGATGTTTTGCAAGGTGGCGGTGACGATCTCGCCGCGCAGCAACGCCCTGGTCGTCCCTGCCACCGCGATTCTCAGCGATGGTCTGACCAGCAAGGTATACAAGGTGGTCGGCGGCCGCGCCATTCCGCAGCCCGTCCTCACCGGCATTTCGGATGGATTTTGGGTGGAGATCCTTCAAGGCTTGCAGGATCAGGAAATGGTAGTGACCACCGGAGCCACCAATCTGCGTGACAGCAGCCTGGTGAGCATCGCCCCTGCAGCCAACTGA